AGATAAAAATTAATAAAAGAAGCAGTGATTTTTTCATGTTCAGTTTTTTAGAAATCATTTTTGAATGATCAGTTGAATTACTTCATTTTTATCTGAAACCAAAATGTAAATTCCATTTGAGAGTGATCCTAAATCAGCAGATTCACAATTTTCAAAGTGAAGCAATTTTTTACCATGCATATCAAAAACAGCAAATGTTGATTTTTCAGACAAGTGAATTATGCCGTTTGAAGGGTTAGGGTAAACCTGCAATGATTTCAAACCATGCTCACTTAATTGTGTTGTATTGTTGTTTTGTAATGGGGTTGGTCCGTCAAACACAGCAAATGTATTAGATCCGTTAGGGTAGCGTCCAAATGAATAGTTTGAAGATGTTGCCGGGTACATTAATTCATCCATTAGTATTCCTTCAGATGTTTTCAGGTAAATGGTATTGATTGCGTTAGTAAGGTCACCTGAGGTATGATTTTCACCTTGATATGCTTCACCATCAAACCAGAAAAGTAAATATCCGTTTGCAGGTATGACCGTGCCGTTAGGAATTGTCCAGCTGTGCGTGCTCCATTGGAAAACACATCCTGAAAGGTTCATTGGCTTGTCATTTGGATTGAACAATTCAAGCCAATCATCATGCTCTTCAAAATTGTCTTCAAGATGATTTGTGTTTGATGCCATCAATTCATTAATGACTACAGATTGATATGTGTCATCTGTTTCAAAAATGGCGGTGAATACAGAGTCACCTGATGGATTCCAAAGAATTGTTTCATCGGTAATTCCACTCTCTTGCCATTCAACAAAACGATATCCGGGTTTAGCAATTGCGGTTAACGGCAATTCAACGGTGTTCATATAATATCCATTCCAAGGATAAACCGGATTATTCACCGCTGGAAGATTCTCATTGATCAGAATAGAATTAACTTGTACCATTCCCATGGTGGGGTCATTAACTTGCACGGTTACCATGCTTGAATCAGGATATCCCCATTTAATCATCATGTGATCTCTTACCTTGCGTTGTCTTCTGTCAGCAAAAACCTGCAAATAGTAAAAGTTAAGATCCCATTGGGTGAGGGTAGGGGTTTCAGATTGTCTGGTATATAGGGTGGTTGCTGTTGATGGGTATCTCCACCGCTCAACATTTTCAAGCATAGAAGGTGTAAGTGCGTTATATATTTCAGTTACTTTTTGACTCACTCTGTTTTTTCTGTATTGTGAATTGAGAAGGTCACACATCCGGTTGACAAATTTTTTCTTGAAAGTTTCGTTCTCAAGCATGCCTCTGAAAAAACGTGTGTATGAAGCAAATGTTCCACTAGCTACGGTAGCAGCATTTAAGGTGTTGACCGTGTAATATGCATTGCTGCAATCTCCGCCAAATGCTCCATCAAAATCATAAAATACCCATCTGAATTTGCCATCATGCGGTTTTGTTTTTTGAGGATTAAATGGCCCTGTTTTTCTCCATATAACCACGTTTGAATAAACCCAATCTACGTTGCTGAGAAAAATTTCAGAACACATATAATCAATGTAATTGTCTTCATCAATTTTTTCAAGGACATATTGATAGTGCTGATCAAGTGACATGTCATTGGCAATGATATAATCTTCAAGACTTGACATTTCATCAGCATCTACCTGAAATCCGTCTTGCACATCATATTCCTGATCAAGTATAGTGATATCGTTGTCATCAACTCCATATCTGTTTTGAATAAAATATTTGTCTACTCTTTCTTTAATAGTATGGATGCCCCAATATTCTCCGTTGATGAAAAGGATAAGATGACGCACGTGTTGTTGATCAACAGCAAGTCCTTCAGTTATCATGTTTGCTAAATCATCTCTTGGAAAACAACTTGGGCTATGTCCACCACCACGCAGAATAATGCGTTTGTATTTATCTAAAGCGTAGTTATCAAATAGGGGATAATTGAAATTGGTTTCCGGATCAGTATCTCCATATAAGCGCAGATTTTTTTTGCATGAAGATCTGCTTCCTCCACCATGAATTCGTGCTCTGACTTTTTTTGATAAGACAAGATTTCCACCGGCATCAAAATATTCAAGATTAGTGATGCGTTCCCAGGCAACTCCTTTTTCTGAATAGTTTCCATCCGGGTGATTACCGTAAACATAAATTCCACTTTCTTGAGAAAACATATCTACGCTGTCAACAACTAGAGATAAAACAGGCAGTGCATATCTAGATGCGCCCATTGGATCAATCATAAAAGTTTGTGTCACCGTTTCACTTGGAGCGTATCCCGGCTTGAAGGCTTTAAAACGAAGCACATTGATTTTATACACTTCACCATACGGAGGAAGCCAGCCACGGTCATTTGCTCTGTCTAAATCATACGCTCCCATCGGGTAATCAAATGATGGATTGGTAGGAATCATGGAATAAGAGTTAGGTTCACCGTTACGATTACTCAACTCAATTGGGCCTGTATAAATATTGTCTGAAGTGGTAGGTTCGTTCCCGTTAAGTGTATAGAAAATTGTTACTCCGCTCAGCTCATGATTCAAAGTAACAGCTACATCACTTGTGTAAATTCCTGATGTTTGATCTGAATAAGGCAAAGCAAGTTGTTGTGACATCAATGAAGTGCCAAAACAAAGTGCAAACACAATAATCAGAAAATTTCTCATTGCTTCAAATTTATGAATTTCAATTATTTGTACAAAGTTTTAACATGCATGAGATCTAATAAAAAGTCAGGATCTTCTTCTATTTTATTTCCGATAACAATAATATCTGCACCGGCATGGAAAGCCATTTCAACCTGGTCTGAAGTTTTGATACCTCCGCCAATAATTAATGGCACCTGAATTTGTTTTTTAACTGTACTGATCATGTCAGGCGAAACCGGATTCAATGCGCCACTGCCTGCATCTAAAAAAATTGCCTTTACTCCAAGCATTTCCCCTGCCAATGCAGTATTTGCGGCTATGCTATATTGATCAGGCGGAATTGGCGTAGTTTGACTCACGTATTGAACTGAACTGTTTTTTCCGCCGTCAATTAATAAATATCCGGTTGGTATTATTTCAGTTTGCATTGATTTTAATACAGGCGCTGCTTCAACATGATGTCCTATCAAATAATCTGGATTTCTTCCGGAAATCAATGTTAAAAATAATAGCGCATCTGCCTTTGGATGTACTTGATTATATGATCCCGGAAAAATCACGACCGGTATTTGGGTGTGCTCTTTAATGTATTGAATGCAGCTGTTGAAAGAACCTATATTTACTGTACTTCCACCAACAAAAATATAATCTGGTTTCAGTGCATTGATGCGCACTAATAATTCAGCAAGTTGTGATTCATTGGATGTTTTGTCAGGATCAACCAAAACTGCTAATTGCTTTTTACCTGAATTTATTTTTTCAGAAATTGTCATGGTATAATTCTTAAATAACCCGTTGTAATTTGGTTTTGATTTGTGGTGACAACTAAAATATAATTACCTTCTTTAAAATTAGCTATACTAACTGATGCATTTGAATCAGACAGATTTTTATTCTCAACTAATCTGCCCGACAAATCATATATAGCTAGTTGCATTGGGTATGATTCAGGCTGAAATCCGCTAATAAAAAAATGTGTTTTACAAGGGTTGGGATAAACAGCAACACCATCATCAATCGTTAATTCTGCATTACTTAAAAGAGGAATGAATGCCCAGAAATCTCGTAGATTGGTACCTGTGGTTCCGGTTCCGCAATAAGCAATATCACCAATGGTAAATGAAACCATATACCTTCTTGCTTGTCCGTCAAAATCTGCAATTTGAATCCAGCTGTCATTGGTGAAATCATACTTCCAGAAATCATCAAAATTTTCAGTGCCTTCATTATTGTTACCGGTGCCTATATAGGCTTCACCATTTAATACAAAACCTGTTGCATCTTGGCGTGGTGTTATACCAACGTCTGCTTTTTGGATCCAGGAATTGGTTGTTGGATCATACTCAAAAAAATCAGCTCTATCATCACCAAACACGTGACCTGTGCCAACATAACCTTTCCCGTTGTGCGCAAACGCTACTGCTGAGCTGCGTGCTTCACCGGTGAAATCTGCAATCTGAGTCCAGTTGTTAGTGGTTGGATTGTATGCATAAAAATCAGCAGCATATCCTGATTCGGTTTGTCCTGTTCCGCAATATCCTATATCGTCAATCATGAATGCACATGCCCCGCGACGAGGCACCCCGGGAAATGAATCAACCTGAACCCAAGTATTTATTAAGGGAATATATTTCCAAAAATCATTGCAATATTCACTATTGTCGTTTTCGCCAAGTCCAACATAAGCATAGCTGCCAATAGTGAAAGCACTTGAGTGATATCTGTAGCCTCCGCCATAATCTGCTATTTGTGTCCAGCTATTGGTGCCCGGGTCATACTCCCAGTAATCTTTGAAATAGGCTAGTCCGCCTGAATTGGTATGGCCCCCACCTATGTATCCTTTATTTCCAATTGAAAAGCCGGTACAACGGTGCCGCGCATCTCCTCCAAACGAGGCTTTTTGTATCCACATACCGCTTACGTTAAAGCTAAGCAAATGAATCAATGCTAAACTTACTATCAAATATAAAATATAACGGTGCATGGTACCCAATCTAACTGTTTACGAAAAAGAATGTCAGAAAGTTGTATTAATTATAGGTTAAATTTCAAAACACAGATTTGCCATTCATATCTTCATGTGAACACCAGCAAATAACAAATTCTCCTAAATCATGATAACGAAATATGTAATGGTGTAATTCTTTGTCTTTGATTACATCTGCATAAACTTCTTGGTTTCGAATTTTCAGCCTGATATTGTCTTTGAGGCTCAACCCTTCGGTATTTTCCATTTTGTAAATAGCCTCTTTGATGCTCCACGCAAGGGTTATCTGGGTGAGATCAAGTATATTTAACTCTTGAAGTTCTGAGTTTGAAAGAAATTTCTTTGATATTCGTATAAGTTTATCTGATTTGAATTCTGCATCTATTCCCACCTCATGTGTTGGATGATAGGCAATAGCAACAATATTACGTGAATGTGAAATGCTGATGAACCCTCCATTTTCAAGATATGGTCTTCCTTTCGTATCATAAGAAATTATTCTGCCAGAGTTAAATGAATGCCAAAGTACGCGTGTGTAAAGGAATTCAGCCTTGCGTTTGACTGATAGAAAGGAATTGTAGCGCATTAATTCATTTTCAGTTAATGCGTTTAGGGTTTCAGCAGGTAATGTCTTATTATCAAACTGAATATATTTTATCACGCTGCCGTTGTGTGATGCTAAGTGATGAATGGTGTACAATTGACAATCAGTTTAATTATGGTGCAAATTACAAAGGAGTTTTGTACTTTTGCAGCCTTATACTAAAGAAAAATTGACGATGAGCACTACAGAACAAAAATTAAAATACAAAGTCAAAGACATTAGTCTGGCAGAATGGGGAAGAAAAGAGATCCGCCTAGCAGAAGCTGAAATGCCCGGTTTGATGGCTTTAAGAGCAGAGTATGGATCAACCAAACCTCTCAAAGGAGCACGCATTGCTGGTTGTTTGCACATGACTATTCAAACAGCAGTATTAATTGAAACCTTAGTTGAATTGGGCGCTGAGGTTACTTGGTCATCATGTAATATTTTTTCAACTCAAGATCATGCAGCGTCTGCAATTGCTGCTGCAGGCATTCCGGTATATGCTTGGAAGGGTATGAATGAACAAGAATTTGACTGGTGCATTGAACAAACTCTTTTTGCCTTTGAAGGTGGTAAACCTCTGAATATGATTCTAGACGATGGTGGTGATTTAACGAATATGGTTTTTGATCGCTATCCTGAGCTGACAAAAGATATCCGTGGATTATCTGAAGAAACAACCACCGGTGTGCATCGTCTTTATGAGCGTGTGAAAAATGGTACTTTGGTGATGCCTGCAATCAATGTGAATGATTCTGTTACTAAATCAAAATTTGATAATAAATACGGATGTAAAGAGTCACTAGTTGATGCAATACGCAGAGCTACTGATGTGATGATGGCAGGCAAGGTTGCCGTTGTTGCCGGTTACGGTGATGTAGGTAAGGGATCAGCAGCTTCGTTAAAAGGGGCGGGTGCCCGTGTGATTGTGACTGAAATTGATCCTATTTGTGCATTGCAGGCCGCAATGGATGGTTTTGAAGTAAAGCCAATGGATAAAGCCGTAATGGAGGCAGACATTGTTGTTACCGCTACCGGTAATAAAGATATCGTGCTTGGTCGTCATTTTGAAAAGATGAAAGATAAAACCATCGTGTGCAACATTGGTCACTTTGACAATGAAATTGATGTAGCATGGCTTAACAAAAACTGGGGAAAAACCAAGTTAGAAGTTAAACCTCAAGTTGATTTGTATACCGTGAATGGAAAAGACATTATCCTTTTAGCTGAAGGTCGTTTGGTTAATCTTGGTTGCGCAACCGGGCACCCTTCTTTTGTAATGTCAAACTCTTTTACAAATCAAACGTTAGCTCAAATTGAACTGTGGAATAATTCTGCTGCATATAAAAATGATGTCTACACACTTCCAAAACATCTAGATGAGAAAGTTGCGCGTTTACACCTTGCTAAAATTGGGGTAGAACTGGAAACTCTCTCTGAAGAACAAGCTAAATATATTGGTGTTACTGTGGCCGGTCCGTTCAAAGCAGAACACTACAGATATTAATATTTTTAGAACGAAATTAATTTCAAATCCTGCCTCTTTAGAAGGCGGGATTTTTTTTAATTATAGATACTTACCGTGTAGGCGCCGTCCCAGGTAGTGTAATATTTTTTTAGTCCAAATTGAGCTGGCCCTGCAAGTACCTGTCCGTTTTGAATGCTAAATCGTGAACCTGAGCAAGTATCTATCAACTCAAAAATATTATCCGGATTTACCATGACAATAGCACATGCGTCGTCTGAATTATAAGTGGAATGTCTGTCAAAGGCTACAAATTCTGAAAAATTGTTGTAGACTACGATACCTCTGGATCCCCCATTAACATAGCTATATCCCCCTGGTGCATTCAAAGCCTGATAGGCAGGCAAATCTAAGTTAATAGTCACGTTAACAGGCACATTAGGAATTGGGTATTTCTCTTCCTTACATGAAATTGTCAACAATGCCAGAAAGAGCATTGCAATAATTCGTTTTCTTGAATATATTTGAAACATGAAAGTGAATCTTCAAAAACTATTAACGAAATTATTAATAATTATTTCAGTTACGCTCATTTTACCTTCTGAGGGGTTTGTGCAAGATAAAGGAGCGAAGTCTATTAAATCAGGCGGTGGTGGTTCACGCAATAAAAGTCGTGGCTTGAGAAGCAGCTACAGCTCCAGAAAAAGATCCGGTCGCAAACACTGGAATAATCAAGACAAAGAAACCAGAAAACGTATGAGGCGTGCAGCTCGCAACGCAAAAAGACGTCAAAAGGGAAAACCAATGAAGAATAACAGACTGGTATAATAAACTCAGTTTTCGGTTTTATTTTTCTTTATCCTTTAGTTCTCAGTATCTAAATTTGTCAGTGAGTAAAAACGGTTAAGATTTTGTTATTTTTTTTTGCTCGACCAGATTTTATTTACCTATATTTACCCGCTATTGTATTTTAGGAATATTTAACAAATACGCTTACTTATGCTGAAGTCTCTACGATTGGTAATTACAACTTTCTTGTTGTCAGCTGGTTTTGCCTACGCGCAAACCGGTACAGGTTCTATCAAAGGAACAATTACCGATAAAGTATCTGGTGAACCCCTTCCCTTTGTTAAGGTGATTGTTTTTTCGGGTGACCAGCAAAAAGGTTATGCCGCAACTGATTTTGACGGCAAGTTCCTTATCAGTTCTCTCGCTCCCGGTTCCTATGATGTGGAATTGAGATTTGTCGGTTATCAAACTGTGAGACAAACCGGAGTTATCGTGAGTTCTGATAAATACACCATTTTGGATGATCTTCAAATGGGACAAACCGCTGAAATGCTTGATGTGGTTGAGGTAATTACGTATTCAGTTCCTCTTATCAATAAAGACGGGGGTGCTTCTGGTGGTACGGTAACTCGTGAAGATATTTCCAAAATGCCAACTCGTGATGCAACCGGGATTGCTACTACCGTGGGTGGTGTCTATAACGCAGAAGGTTCAGGAGCATTGCAAATTCGCGGTGCACGTGCTGAAGATTCATATTATTATATTGATGGTATTAAAGTGCGCGGTTCTTCTTCTTTGCCTAAAGCGGCTATGCAAGAGGTGTCGGTTATTACTGGTGGTGTGCCAGCAAACTATGGTGACGTAACGGGCGGTATTATTTCTATTACTACTCGCGGTCCTTCTGCCCAGTATTTTGGATCGTTTGAAGGCGTAACTTCTGGATTCTACTTCAATGGTCAAGATCCACTAGGTTATGACGGCAAAGTGTTTGGTCTTGATAAATACGGATATAATCTGTTGGAAGGAATGATCTCTGGTCCACTATTAATGAAAAAGGATTCTACCGGTGCAAAAACAGATCCCATTTTAGGTTTCTTCATTTCTGCCAACTTTACTGATGAGCTTGACAGCCGCCCACTTACTAATGGCGGTGCATGGAGAATAAAACAAGATGCTCGTGATTCTTTGTTGCTGAATCCTTTGCGTCCAACAGGTATCGGACAAGGTACTTATTATAATGCCAGTTATTTGAGAAATGATACTGAAAATCCTGAAAATTCAGATTTCGAACAGGTTCCTTGGAGAATGAATGCTCGTGGTCGTTCTGCTTCTTTCGCAGGTAAAATTGACGTGAATGCGGGACCTTCAATCAACTTGACTTTTGGTGCCTCGGCTGCATATTATAATGGAAGAGGATATTCTTATCAAGGTTCATTGATGAACTTCGAAAATTTTGGCCTCAATACATCATTCGACTGGCGTGTGTACGGTCGTTTCACTCAACGATTCGCGAACGATGATGCAAACTCTGCTTCAAAAGTTAAAAATGCTTTCTACTCTATCATGATTGATTACTCTCAGTCTTATGACAGATCTTGGGATGCTACTCATCAAGACCGTATTTTCAACTATGGTCATGTTGGTACATTCACTACCTACAGAATTCCAACTTATGAATTCAATCAAGATGGGGATAGCTTGATACATAATGGTTATCAAGATGTTTTGGTGACTTTTGATCCAAATTATACAGTTTCGAAAGACGGTGATACTGCGCTTACTGCATTATCGGCGATAACAAATCAGTACTATCAGATTTATGAAGGGAATCCTTTTGGTAATTACGAAAATCAATTCCAGATCCAACAAGGTGGTGGCTTGAGAAACGGAGACGTACCTGATAATGTATATGGTATTTGGGATAACCTTGGAACTCCATATAATTATTATGGATATTCACAGGCTGATCAGTTCCGTATTACTGGTTCTGGTACTGTTAACCTAAGCGATCATGCTATTTCACTTGGTTTCGAATATGAACAGCGCTGGGATAGAAACTTCGGCGGCGCACCAATCGGTATTTGGACAATTGCTCGTCAGTATATGAATAACCATATTCTTGAGTATGACAAATCAGTTGCAGGTTCTACTTATGATTTTTATGGAACCTTTCCGCGTGTCACCTATGACAGATTGAATGCTGCACCTGGTGATTACGGTGGACAACAATCTAATGATGCTCAATATTTCTTTGATTATAATGTGCGTCTCGGTCAAGGTCTGAATCCTGACGGAACTGATTTTGTTGACATCGATGCTATTGATCCTAATTTCTTCACATTGGATATGTTCAGCGCAGATGAATTGTTGAATTCAGGAAATAATATTTTTAGCTGGTATGGGTATGACCATGTTGGTAATAAAGTGAAAGGCGCTACAAACATCAATGATTATTTTACCGAATTTGATGAGAATGGAAATTATAAACGCCATATTGGAGCTTTCCAGCCAATCTATGTCGCGGGATACGTGATGGATAAATTTGCATTTGATGATATTATTTTCAACGTAGGTGTTCGTGTTGACATGTTTGACGCAAATCAACCGGTATTGAAAGATCCATACTTATTATACACTGCTAAAACCGTAGGTGAAATATCGCAATTTGACAACGGTACGGCCATCACTCACCCTGATAATATGGGCGATGATTATGTAGTTTATGTCAATGATGTAAACAACATCACTGCTATTAACGGTTACCGTAACGGTGACACTTGGTATGATGCCAATGGTGTTGAGGTGTCTGATCCTACTGTCATTTCTGGAAGTAAAGGTATTGCACCATGGTTAGTTGATCCATCGCTTACAAACCCAACAGCTGATGCATTTGAAGATTATAAACCACAAATTAATGTGATGCCTCGTATCGCATTCTCGTTCCCAATCTCTGATGAGGCTTCATTCTTTGCACACTACGACATCTTGACAAAACGTCCTACAACCGGTAATCGTTTTGACCCTATTGATTATCAATTCTTGCAAACGAGAAATGAAATCATTAATAACCCGAATTTGAAACCTGAAAAAACCATTGACTATGAGCTCGGTTTCCAACAAGTATTGAGTCGTACCTCATCATTGAAAATCTCTGCTTTCTACAAGGAACAAAGGAATCAGGTTCAGTTGATGAACGTACTGATGGCATATCCAAACACCTACCGTACATACGGCAATCGTGACTTTGGTACAGTTAAAGGGTTGACGATCATGTATGACCTTAGAAGAACCGGCAATGTCCGTATGACAGCTGCTTACACATTGCAGTTTGCTAACGGTACAGGGTCTGATCCAAATTCTGCTCTTGCACTTGTAAACTCAGGTTCTCCAAACTTGCGTACTATTTTCCCTTATTCTTACGATCAACGTCATGCATTCTCAATTGTGTTGGATTATCGTTACGGAACAGGGAAAGATTACAACGGACCAAAAATTGGAAATTTTGAGGTATTTGGAAACACTGGATTAAACATTGTAACTAACATTGGTTCTGGTACTCCTTATTCAGGTTTGAAAACTCCAGTTGGTGATGGTTTGATTTCTCCAAATAGCTCACAATTGGAAGGAACAGTAAACGGTTCAAGAAAACCTTGGACTTATCGTATAGATCTTCAATTAGACAGAAATTTTGATTTGGAATTTGGCAATGATGAAAATAAAAAGAAAGCGGCATACCTGAATGTATACTGCCGTGTTACAAATATTTTCAACTTCCAAAACGTACTTAATGTATATCGTGCAACAGGTAACGCATCAGATGACGGATATCTTGCTGCTGCACAATATCAGACTTCAATTCAAAGTCAATTGGATGAACAAGCATTCAGAGATTATTATCTGATGAAGGTTGCAAACCCTTTCAACCTTGGTTTCCCAAGAACAATTCGTATAGGTGTAAAATTTGATTTTTAATCAGACATAAATTCAAATTCAAAAGATTATGAAGCGAATAATCGTAAGTGTTGTAATGATGGGGATAGCCGGATCAGTTCTGGCTTATAAGGACATGAACAGTCATGGCCCTGTTACCCCTTCAGGTGGAGATGATCGCGCAGCCGGCTGTGCTCCGGCAAATGAAAGACTCTTCATGGAGTTTAATAATGTGCGTGCATTGATTGAAACAGGCGGTAGCTTGTGGCAAGATCGTGCCAATTCAAAAGCATCTTATGAAGTACCAGTTGGAGGTGATAACCACGTCTTGTATTCAGGTGCGCTTTGGATGGGTGGTGAAGATATCAATGGACAATTGAAATTAGCTGCACATAAATTTAGAACTGGGAATGACTTCTGGCCGGGTCCTTTGGGAGGATTAATCGCCGGTTCTGGTAATTTCAATCCTTTCGTTGTGCAAAATGCAGATATGATTTTGGTGCGCGACAATGGTGCCGCTGACATTATCCCATCTCAATGTACCAAGTATGATAAATTTTTTACCATTCGTAAAGCAGAGGTAATGCAGTTCATCACATGGTGGAATTGCCAGAATGGAGTACTTGATCCGGAAGATTGCGAAGAAGTGCTTGAAATGGATCAAGAAGTGTTAGACCGTATCGTAAACTGGCCTGCTCATGGTGATCCAAGTTTAGGAGAAGATTTTTACTTAGCTCCTTTTTATGACAATGCGCCTCCGGGCCAATCGCCTAATGGAATCTATGATCCTATTAATGATGGTGATTATCCATGGTATGATGTGCGTGATGAAATTGATTGCCGTAACGATCGTCGTGTAACCTTGTTTGGTGACGAAACGCACTGGTGGGTATTCAATGACAAAGGAAACATTCACACTGAATCTGGTGGTGACCCAATTGGTATGGAAATTCGTGCGCAAGCTTTTGCCTTTGCAACCGACGATGCGGTGAATGATATGACTTTTTATAACTACGAATTGATTAACAGAGGAACTCAAACTTTGTATAATACCTATTTCGGACAATGGGCCGACCCGGATGTTGGATTTGCAACCGATGACTATGTAGGTTGTGATGTTACTCGTGGTTTGGGTTACGCTTATAACGGTGATGCTGTTGACCAAGGTGGTAACGGTCAACCTGGTTATGGTAACAACCCTCCAGCTGTTGGTATTGACTTTTTTGAAGGCCCATATCAAGATGTTGACGGGGTTGATAATGCCAAAGGGATTGGACCCAATGAAGCATTGAACGGAATTGGATATGGCGATGGTATCGTTGACAACGAGCGCTATGGAATGAGACGTTTCGTCTATTACAACAACTCAAGCGCTCAAAACGGTGAACCAGATAATGCAACGGATTATTACCGCTATATGCAAGGTATTTGGAAAAATGGCTCTCCAATGCGATATGGTGGAGATGGATTCAATACCGGTACAACTAGTTTGGAAGCTGATTTTATGTTCCCGGGTGATTCAGACCCGCAAAATTGGGGAACTGATGGAGTAGATCCTGGTTTTGAATGGACAGAAATCACTGCCGGTAACCCGCCTGCTGACCGTCGTTTTATTCAGTCTGCCGGACCATTCGTACTTTCTCCAGGTGCGGTAAATAACATTACAGTTGGTGTTGTTTATGGACGTAGTGACGAAACTGATCTTGAAGCATCTGTGCGTGCAATGAAAACTGCTGACACAAAGGCTCAGGCTTTATTTGATAACTGCTTTGAATTAGTTGAACCGCCTGTGGCGCCTACTTTAACTATTCAAGAAATGGAAAATCAATTGATTCTTTATTTAACTGACCCTCCAGGTGTAAACATTGAGTCATATTATGAGCGTGATAAAATCAACATCATTACTCCTGATGAATTGATTGATCAAGGGATTTATTATGATGATACTTTCTGGTTTGAAGGTTATCAGGTCTTCCAAATGCGCGATGAGCTTTCTGCGGTTACTCAATTGGATGATATTGAACAAGCACGTTTGGTTGCACAGTGTGATATTGTCAACGGTGTATCAAAATTGGTGAACTATACTTATGATGAGGAATTAGATATCTCGATTCCTGCTGTTATGGTTGAAGGAGCTGATGAAGGATTGAAACATTCATTTGTAATTACTGAAGACCTTTTTGCAACCGGTGATCGTAAACTGGT
This genomic stretch from Crocinitomicaceae bacterium harbors:
- a CDS encoding CotH kinase family protein, with translation MRNFLIIVFALCFGTSLMSQQLALPYSDQTSGIYTSDVAVTLNHELSGVTIFYTLNGNEPTTSDNIYTGPIELSNRNGEPNSYSMIPTNPSFDYPMGAYDLDRANDRGWLPPYGEVYKINVLRFKAFKPGYAPSETVTQTFMIDPMGASRYALPVLSLVVDSVDMFSQESGIYVYGNHPDGNYSEKGVAWERITNLEYFDAGGNLVLSKKVRARIHGGGSRSSCKKNLRLYGDTDPETNFNYPLFDNYALDKYKRIILRGGGHSPSCFPRDDLANMITEGLAVDQQHVRHLILFINGEYWGIHTIKERVDKYFIQNRYGVDDNDITILDQEYDVQDGFQVDADEMSSLEDYIIANDMSLDQHYQYVLEKIDEDNYIDYMCSEIFLSNVDWVYSNVVIWRKTGPFNPQKTKPHDGKFRWVFYDFDGAFGGDCSNAYYTVNTLNAATVASGTFASYTRFFRGMLENETFKKKFVNRMCDLLNSQYRKNRVSQKVTEIYNALTPSMLENVERWRYPSTATTLYTRQSETPTLTQWDLNFYYLQVFADRRQRKVRDHMMIKWGYPDSSMVTVQVNDPTMGMVQVNSILINENLPAVNNPVYPWNGYYMNTVELPLTAIAKPGYRFVEWQESGITDETILWNPSGDSVFTAIFETDDTYQSVVINELMASNTNHLEDNFEEHDDWLELFNPNDKPMNLSGCVFQWSTHSWTIPNGTVIPANGYLLFWFDGEAYQGENHTSGDLTNAINTIYLKTSEGILMDELMYPATSSNYSFGRYPNGSNTFAVFDGPTPLQNNNTTQLSEHGLKSLQVYPNPSNGIIHLSEKSTFAVFDMHGKKLLHFENCESADLGSLSNGIYILVSDKNEVIQLIIQK
- a CDS encoding geranylgeranylglyceryl/heptaprenylglyceryl phosphate synthase: MTISEKINSGKKQLAVLVDPDKTSNESQLAELLVRINALKPDYIFVGGSTVNIGSFNSCIQYIKEHTQIPVVIFPGSYNQVHPKADALLFLTLISGRNPDYLIGHHVEAAPVLKSMQTEIIPTGYLLIDGGKNSSVQYVSQTTPIPPDQYSIAANTALAGEMLGVKAIFLDAGSGALNPVSPDMISTVKKQIQVPLIIGGGIKTSDQVEMAFHAGADIIVIGNKIEEDPDFLLDLMHVKTLYK
- a CDS encoding T9SS type A sorting domain-containing protein produces the protein MHRYILYLIVSLALIHLLSFNVSGMWIQKASFGGDARHRCTGFSIGNKGYIGGGHTNSGGLAYFKDYWEYDPGTNSWTQIADYGGGYRYHSSAFTIGSYAYVGLGENDNSEYCNDFWKYIPLINTWVQVDSFPGVPRRGACAFMIDDIGYCGTGQTESGYAADFYAYNPTTNNWTQIADFTGEARSSAVAFAHNGKGYVGTGHVFGDDRADFFEYDPTTNSWIQKADVGITPRQDATGFVLNGEAYIGTGNNNEGTENFDDFWKYDFTNDSWIQIADFDGQARRYMVSFTIGDIAYCGTGTTGTNLRDFWAFIPLLSNAELTIDDGVAVYPNPCKTHFFISGFQPESYPMQLAIYDLSGRLVENKNLSDSNASVSIANFKEGNYILVVTTNQNQITTGYLRIIP
- a CDS encoding 4'-phosphopantetheinyl transferase superfamily protein: MIKYIQFDNKTLPAETLNALTENELMRYNSFLSVKRKAEFLYTRVLWHSFNSGRIISYDTKGRPYLENGGFISISHSRNIVAIAYHPTHEVGIDAEFKSDKLIRISKKFLSNSELQELNILDLTQITLAWSIKEAIYKMENTEGLSLKDNIRLKIRNQEVYADVIKDKELHHYIFRYHDLGEFVICWCSHEDMNGKSVF
- a CDS encoding adenosylhomocysteinase; this translates as MSTTEQKLKYKVKDISLAEWGRKEIRLAEAEMPGLMALRAEYGSTKPLKGARIAGCLHMTIQTAVLIETLVELGAEVTWSSCNIFSTQDHAASAIAAAGIPVYAWKGMNEQEFDWCIEQTLFAFEGGKPLNMILDDGGDLTNMVFDRYPELTKDIRGLSEETTTGVHRLYERVKNGTLVMPAINVNDSVTKSKFDNKYGCKESLVDAIRRATDVMMAGKVAVVAGYGDVGKGSAASLKGAGARVIVTEIDPICALQAAMDGFEVKPMDKAVMEADIVVTATGNKDIVLGRHFEKMKDKTIVCNIGHFDNEIDVAWLNKNWGKTKLEVKPQVDLYTVNGKDIILLAEGRLVNLGCATGHPSFVMSNSFTNQTLAQIELWNNSAAYKNDVYTLPKHLDEKVARLHLAKIGVELETLSEEQAKYIGVTVAGPFKAEHYRY